In Lysobacter lycopersici, a genomic segment contains:
- a CDS encoding leucyl aminopeptidase, whose product MSLEFALNATAPAAAAVDCVVVGAFADGSLTPAAQALDAASGGRISALAKGGDVSGKTGRTALLHDLAGVAAPRVLVIGLGEAGKFGVPQYIKAVGDAARALRTGPAKSALFTIPEVAVKDRDAAWNIRQAAIAADHACYRYTATLGAKNKKREEKGLERFEISGSDKNALAQGIAIAAGVQFTRELGNLPPNVCNPAYIAQQAQEFAAKSKNVECEVLDDAAMEALGMGSLLAVARGSAQRPRLVVLKYNNGGDAKPYVLVGKGITFDTGGVNLKTQGGIEEMKYDMCGAGTVLGTFVSAVGMQLPVNLVCIAAAVENAIDGNAYRPSDVITSMSGKTIEVGNTDAEGRLILCDALTYAQKFEPQALIDVATLTGACVVALGKYAAGVMTKGDDDLARELIAAGETTFDRAWQLPLWDEYQGMLDSQFADVYNIGGRWAGAITAGCFLSRFTEGQRWAHMDIAGVANGDGKMGMATGRPVGLLSQWLLDRVA is encoded by the coding sequence ATGAGCCTTGAATTCGCCCTGAACGCCACAGCTCCCGCCGCCGCCGCCGTCGACTGCGTGGTGGTCGGCGCCTTCGCCGACGGCAGCCTGACCCCGGCCGCGCAGGCGTTGGATGCCGCCAGCGGCGGCCGCATCTCTGCCCTGGCCAAGGGCGGCGACGTCTCCGGCAAGACCGGCAGGACCGCCCTGCTCCACGACCTCGCCGGCGTCGCCGCGCCGCGCGTGCTGGTGATCGGCCTCGGCGAAGCCGGCAAGTTCGGCGTTCCGCAATACATCAAGGCGGTGGGCGATGCAGCGCGCGCGCTGAGGACCGGCCCGGCGAAGAGCGCGCTGTTCACCATCCCCGAAGTCGCGGTGAAGGATCGCGACGCCGCCTGGAACATCCGCCAAGCCGCCATCGCCGCCGACCATGCCTGCTACCGCTACACCGCCACCCTCGGCGCCAAGAACAAGAAGCGCGAGGAGAAGGGCCTGGAGCGCTTCGAAATCTCCGGTTCCGACAAGAATGCCCTTGCGCAGGGCATCGCCATCGCGGCCGGTGTGCAGTTCACCCGCGAGCTCGGCAACCTGCCGCCGAACGTGTGCAACCCCGCCTACATCGCGCAGCAGGCGCAGGAATTCGCGGCGAAGAGCAAGAACGTCGAATGCGAGGTGCTGGACGATGCGGCGATGGAAGCGCTCGGCATGGGCTCGCTGCTCGCGGTCGCGCGCGGTTCGGCGCAGCGCCCGCGCCTGGTGGTGCTGAAGTACAACAACGGCGGCGATGCCAAGCCCTACGTGCTGGTCGGCAAGGGCATCACCTTCGACACCGGCGGCGTCAACCTGAAGACCCAGGGTGGCATCGAGGAAATGAAGTACGACATGTGCGGCGCGGGCACCGTGCTCGGTACCTTCGTGTCCGCGGTGGGCATGCAGTTGCCGGTCAACCTCGTCTGCATCGCCGCGGCGGTGGAGAACGCCATCGACGGCAACGCCTACCGCCCGTCCGACGTCATCACCAGCATGAGCGGCAAGACCATCGAAGTCGGCAACACCGATGCCGAGGGCCGGCTGATCCTGTGCGATGCGCTGACCTATGCGCAGAAGTTCGAACCGCAGGCGTTGATCGACGTGGCAACGCTGACCGGCGCCTGCGTGGTCGCACTGGGCAAGTACGCCGCCGGCGTGATGACCAAGGGCGACGACGACCTCGCCCGCGAACTGATCGCCGCCGGCGAAACCACCTTCGACCGCGCCTGGCAGCTGCCGTTGTGGGACGAATACCAGGGCATGCTCGATTCGCAGTTCGCCGACGTCTACAACATCGGCGGGCGCTGGGCCGGCGCGATCACCGCGGGCTGCTTCCTGTCGCGCTTCACCGAAGGCCAGCGCTGGGCGCACATGGACATCGCCGGCGTCGCCAACGGCGACGGCAAGATGGGCATGGCCACCGGCCGGCCGGTCGGGCTGCT
- the lptF gene encoding LPS export ABC transporter permease LptF, whose translation MPKLDRYLLRELAQATFAALIVLFIVSLGGVFTDVLGDIARGRVPAGLMLSQMGLQTIRYMPMILPLGLMIGLLLGFGRLYRDSEMPILTSIGVGPRRLLRPWAWLVLPMVGVIAICSLWLGPWAKRTSDEMIAAGSRNLLVAGLEAGRFTELPGGKGVVYVGSMSNDGTQLRRIFVYRQDKDRLDVTTATGGALKIEGGNQRFLDLRDGFRVEGPLDAGRDYRLMRYASNELRMPMAKAEDGPRNPQGLPTMELFSDPRPQAGAQLHFRIAPPLLALAFALMAVPLARSSPRQARYGNLILGFAAYLFGMMLMLTGTDRLGSGKLPMAAGLWWLLLPLLAAGAWFYFTDGRMRRPRSRA comes from the coding sequence ATGCCCAAGCTCGACCGCTACCTGCTGCGCGAACTGGCGCAGGCCACGTTCGCCGCGCTGATCGTGCTGTTCATCGTCAGCCTCGGCGGCGTGTTCACCGACGTGCTCGGCGACATCGCCCGCGGGCGCGTCCCGGCCGGGCTGATGCTTTCGCAGATGGGGCTGCAGACCATCCGCTACATGCCGATGATCCTGCCGCTGGGCCTGATGATCGGCCTGCTGCTCGGTTTCGGCCGCCTGTACCGCGATTCGGAGATGCCGATCCTGACCTCGATCGGGGTCGGGCCGCGCCGGCTGCTGCGGCCCTGGGCCTGGCTGGTACTGCCGATGGTGGGGGTGATCGCGATCTGTTCGCTGTGGCTGGGCCCGTGGGCGAAGCGCACATCGGACGAGATGATCGCCGCCGGCAGCCGCAACCTGCTGGTCGCGGGGCTGGAAGCGGGACGCTTCACCGAGTTGCCCGGCGGCAAGGGCGTGGTCTACGTCGGTTCGATGTCGAACGACGGCACCCAACTGCGACGCATCTTCGTCTACCGCCAGGACAAGGACCGCCTCGACGTGACCACCGCCACCGGCGGCGCCCTCAAGATCGAAGGTGGCAACCAGCGTTTCCTCGACCTCAGGGACGGATTCCGGGTCGAGGGGCCGCTGGACGCAGGCCGCGATTACCGGCTGATGCGCTATGCCAGCAACGAACTGCGCATGCCGATGGCCAAGGCCGAGGACGGTCCGCGCAACCCGCAGGGCCTGCCGACGATGGAACTGTTTTCGGATCCGCGGCCGCAGGCCGGCGCGCAACTGCATTTCCGCATCGCCCCGCCGCTGCTGGCGCTGGCGTTCGCATTGATGGCGGTGCCGCTGGCGCGCAGCTCGCCGCGGCAGGCGCGTTACGGCAACTTGATACTCGGGTTCGCCGCTTACCTGTTCGGCATGATGTTGATGTTGACGGGCACCGACCGGCTCGGCAGCGGCAAATTGCCGATGGCTGCGGGCCTGTGGTGGCTGTTGCTGCCATTGCTCGCGGCGGGCGCCTGGTTCTATTTCACCGACGGGCGCATGCGCCGGCCGCGGAGCCGCGCATGA